The following are encoded together in the Pleurocapsa sp. FMAR1 genome:
- a CDS encoding sensor histidine kinase: MQLVDRSISDRTPSIHIKLLKNLSPQSEKGTPQYFTQKLKHFLQLQIDQLAAQLQIQWTKVVYQDPQMPDCQQVLEASQMPFPFAKESLDYLQTEGWLANASSALSPKPIDSEILEKGFYYCHFGEIRQPNQYLLLFANRPLSYTHRQFIKRTAASIGEYLDEHQQNWQHRQKIQILEDLVQRVGHQLRHPLALINLYAHNLSQLLPKSKEQKQASVICKTAQDLDRTLTEIVQSASSEKLQLVPQDICSLVHKTVEEFQGWILEKDLQICCADRPLTLKIDPLQIKQAISNLLSNAIHFSPQGAKIFINWQEQQGDVLLTLRDEGLGLSSEDLQKLFKPFYTRRSEGTGLGLAIAQKIVLDHGGKLWAKNAPRKGAEFFITLPRLIPFINLSEDNTAC; the protein is encoded by the coding sequence ATGCAACTCGTTGATCGCAGTATTTCTGATCGAACTCCTTCCATACATATAAAACTCTTAAAAAATCTAAGTCCTCAATCCGAAAAGGGAACTCCCCAGTATTTCACCCAGAAACTAAAGCATTTTTTGCAGCTACAAATCGATCAATTGGCAGCTCAATTACAGATTCAATGGACGAAAGTGGTTTATCAAGATCCGCAGATGCCCGATTGCCAACAAGTTCTTGAAGCCTCTCAAATGCCTTTCCCTTTTGCAAAAGAGAGCTTGGATTACTTACAAACCGAAGGTTGGTTAGCTAATGCTTCATCCGCCCTCTCGCCAAAGCCGATTGATTCAGAGATACTAGAAAAAGGCTTTTATTACTGTCATTTTGGTGAAATAAGGCAGCCTAATCAATACTTACTACTATTTGCCAATAGACCTTTGTCATATACTCATCGGCAATTTATCAAGCGAACTGCTGCCAGTATAGGTGAATATTTAGACGAACATCAACAAAACTGGCAACATCGCCAGAAGATTCAAATTTTAGAAGATCTTGTTCAACGAGTAGGGCACCAGTTACGTCATCCTTTGGCTTTAATTAATCTCTATGCTCATAACCTTAGTCAGCTTCTGCCTAAGAGTAAGGAGCAAAAACAAGCTTCAGTTATTTGCAAGACTGCTCAGGACTTAGATCGAACTCTCACTGAGATCGTGCAGTCTGCAAGTAGTGAAAAGTTGCAGCTTGTACCACAAGATATCTGCAGTCTCGTTCATAAAACCGTGGAAGAATTTCAAGGGTGGATTTTGGAAAAAGATCTGCAAATTTGTTGTGCCGATCGTCCACTTACTTTAAAAATCGATCCGCTTCAAATTAAACAGGCTATTAGTAATTTATTAAGTAACGCCATTCATTTTAGCCCCCAAGGGGCAAAGATTTTTATTAATTGGCAAGAGCAGCAGGGCGATGTTTTGCTGACCTTGAGAGATGAAGGTCTTGGTCTATCCTCAGAGGATTTACAAAAGCTATTCAAGCCTTTTTATACCCGCCGTTCGGAGGGAACAGGTTTAGGATTAGCCATTGCCCAGAAAATTGTACTCGATCACGGAGGCAAACTATGGGCAAAAAATGCACCTAGAAAAGGAGCAGAATTTTTCATTACTCTACCTCGATTAATTCCATTCATTAACTTATCAGAGGACAATACCGCATGTTAA
- a CDS encoding response regulator transcription factor gives MLTQVTQTKETKTISVLLVDDDHQFRAGVRTFLGCSQIQDRAIEVIGAADYPALALSLAKQYSPDLILIDMELIEGDGLSLLQQLRDSNISSRTLVLSGHQEDYWIYQAMQLGANGYVFKGQVSQQLLDAIATVMQNQIYLPPEVATGFFRKFEKNQASLPLQLGQSCNLSNRENEVLYWLVQGASNDQIAKQLYISVATVKAHLTNIFLKLQVTSRTQAIVAAIRMNLI, from the coding sequence ATGTTAACCCAAGTGACACAAACAAAAGAAACCAAAACCATATCAGTGCTTTTAGTCGATGACGATCACCAATTCCGGGCTGGAGTCAGAACTTTCCTAGGCTGCTCCCAAATTCAGGATCGAGCCATTGAAGTGATTGGGGCAGCGGATTATCCAGCTTTGGCTTTGTCCCTTGCCAAGCAGTATAGTCCCGACCTAATTCTAATTGATATGGAATTAATTGAGGGGGATGGTCTTTCCCTCTTACAGCAACTTCGAGACAGTAATATATCGAGTAGAACCCTTGTTCTATCGGGTCATCAAGAAGACTACTGGATTTATCAGGCTATGCAGTTGGGGGCAAATGGCTATGTATTTAAGGGTCAGGTTTCACAGCAGTTGCTAGATGCGATCGCCACTGTTATGCAAAACCAAATCTATTTACCGCCTGAAGTTGCCACTGGCTTCTTTAGAAAATTCGAAAAAAACCAAGCTTCATTACCCTTACAGCTTGGTCAGTCCTGCAATCTGTCCAACAGAGAAAACGAAGTTTTATACTGGCTTGTTCAAGGAGCCTCAAACGATCAAATTGCAAAGCAACTCTACATTTCAGTGGCTACTGTTAAGGCTCATCTCACTAATATTTTTTTGAAACTACAGGTAACAAGTCGGACACAAGCCATTGTGGCAGCCATCAGAATGAATCTAATTTAG
- a CDS encoding substrate-binding domain-containing protein — protein sequence MPIVNTTTLAKFYQCTENAPLSCRKPIETTEKIPGAKFCLECGFPTTLPVSTELRGSLGTYRISKLIRSQGMGRLYRGTQTSNGQSVVMKEYLLPKQYFNAVEAQQRRIALGQVTLGNLTTPKSQEFRLVTRSDTIADPSSDRVYLIFSGEIAALPTLKQVLTETGAFSASRVRQVLNQILQSLHFLHTQPSRLASETTGTAHGNLGLDSLVVSDNGYVYVCDLASWEQLFVPVPPQMVLPQQDLIDLGAVAFALWTNREIHSSSDAPLNSREAQHWPQDDPPLRDFLLRLLGLETPFNSVAEARQALIKLPQPETAANFQGNLSPESSAKQKSRYWLLSLLALPLLGWLLWLLLPRFMSNSDAQMNSFKQLLPSFADVNAIQPGQYPYTGEALGTWTTVLDKKPVSDRQVREFLTQPKLDTAAIFNYRTYAPQRSPLNEVLKANAKANFAIASLSTQLPEGLIQETIAYDGLLVYVPAYKSQNLPSALQGKISLAQLQQIFTGQLTNWKQLGANFPDLPLKPYRPMEPESLSLFQQKVLGNDPSLIAQFSKIEQRSTFDTLRSIATGEKQVQKPEAGSISFGLLTQTWDQCKIYPLAIASKSVDPVQPLLRETSNGAMQPISPSDNLCLEKPNIKPNISVFQAATYPLSTPLIVAYPRDNNLPGNVSGPLFANFLKTQDGQYLLQQANLVPLQAVPKNYTLSSSTRNR from the coding sequence ATGCCTATTGTTAATACTACTACGCTAGCTAAATTCTACCAATGTACAGAAAATGCGCCTCTGAGCTGTCGCAAGCCGATAGAAACTACTGAGAAGATACCAGGTGCCAAGTTTTGTCTAGAATGCGGATTTCCCACGACCTTGCCAGTTTCAACTGAACTTCGGGGCAGCTTAGGCACCTATCGCATTTCTAAACTAATTAGGTCTCAGGGAATGGGACGGCTTTACAGAGGAACTCAGACCAGCAATGGTCAATCTGTTGTAATGAAGGAGTATTTACTGCCTAAGCAATATTTTAATGCTGTGGAAGCACAACAGCGCAGAATAGCCTTGGGTCAAGTTACCCTGGGCAATTTAACCACCCCAAAGAGTCAGGAGTTTCGGTTGGTCACTCGATCAGATACCATTGCCGATCCATCAAGCGATCGCGTCTATCTAATTTTTTCAGGCGAAATTGCGGCACTTCCTACCCTGAAGCAGGTTTTGACAGAGACAGGAGCATTTTCTGCATCGCGAGTACGACAAGTCCTCAATCAAATATTGCAATCGTTACATTTCCTCCACACTCAGCCATCGAGATTAGCCTCTGAAACCACAGGAACTGCCCACGGTAATTTGGGGCTTGACAGCCTGGTCGTCAGTGATAACGGCTACGTCTATGTTTGCGATCTGGCATCCTGGGAACAGCTTTTTGTCCCTGTCCCACCCCAGATGGTATTACCGCAACAAGACTTAATCGATCTCGGAGCAGTCGCGTTTGCTCTCTGGACGAATCGAGAGATTCATTCTAGTTCTGACGCACCACTAAATTCGCGTGAGGCTCAACATTGGCCCCAAGACGATCCGCCCCTGAGAGATTTTCTGCTTCGTTTGCTAGGGTTAGAAACCCCGTTCAACTCGGTGGCAGAGGCGCGTCAGGCTTTGATTAAACTACCTCAACCTGAAACGGCTGCTAATTTTCAGGGAAATCTCAGCCCAGAGTCTTCGGCAAAACAGAAATCTCGATATTGGCTTTTGAGTTTACTCGCTTTGCCTCTATTAGGATGGCTGTTATGGTTGCTATTGCCCCGATTTATGTCAAATTCTGATGCACAGATGAATAGCTTTAAGCAGCTTTTACCATCGTTTGCAGATGTGAATGCTATTCAGCCAGGACAGTATCCCTATACCGGAGAAGCACTTGGAACTTGGACAACCGTTTTGGACAAAAAGCCTGTGAGCGATCGCCAAGTTAGAGAGTTTTTGACCCAACCCAAGTTGGATACAGCAGCTATTTTTAACTACCGAACTTATGCCCCTCAACGTTCTCCCCTCAATGAAGTTCTCAAAGCAAACGCCAAGGCAAATTTTGCAATCGCCAGTTTATCAACCCAACTACCCGAAGGGTTAATTCAGGAAACGATTGCCTATGATGGTCTTTTAGTCTATGTACCTGCATACAAAAGTCAAAATCTACCAAGTGCGTTGCAAGGCAAGATTAGCCTTGCCCAATTGCAGCAGATTTTTACAGGGCAACTTACTAATTGGAAACAGCTAGGTGCAAATTTTCCCGATCTGCCGCTCAAACCCTATCGACCGATGGAACCTGAATCGTTAAGCCTGTTCCAACAAAAAGTTTTAGGCAACGATCCGAGTCTGATTGCCCAATTTAGTAAGATTGAGCAACGTTCAACCTTTGATACCTTGCGCTCCATTGCCACTGGAGAAAAGCAGGTGCAAAAACCTGAAGCTGGCTCAATTAGTTTCGGACTATTAACCCAAACCTGGGATCAATGCAAGATTTACCCTCTAGCAATTGCCTCAAAAAGTGTAGACCCAGTGCAGCCACTGCTGAGAGAAACCAGCAACGGTGCAATGCAGCCTATTTCTCCATCCGACAATCTTTGTCTAGAAAAACCTAATATAAAACCTAATATATCGGTTTTTCAGGCAGCAACTTATCCACTCAGCACGCCG
- a CDS encoding IS1 family transposase (programmed frameshift) has translation MPVDLPSCPSCNSEQIVKNGHIHNGKQNYKCRDCGRQYVENPQNKMIDQPTKNLIDKLLLEKIPLAGIARVTEVSEPWLQSYVNAKYESVSQQVKVKNKRKGKLTIQCDEMWSFVGNKANKQWIWLALAAKTKEIVGVHIGDRRRHGARKLWQSLPSVYRQCAVCYSDFWEAYEQVIPSKRHQAVGKERKTNYIERFNCTMRQRVSRLVRKTLSFSKKIENQIGAIWYFVHHYNTSLHL, from the exons ATGCCAGTAGATTTGCCATCTTGTCCATCATGTAATTCAGAACAAATTGTTAAAAACGGTCACATTCACAATGGCAAGCAAAATTATAAATGTCGCGACTGTGGTAGACAATATGTGGAAAATCCACAGAATAAAATGATCGACCAACCAACCAAAAACTTGATTGACAAATTACTCTTAGAGAAGATTCCTTTAGCTGGAATTGCCCGAGTTACAGAAGTTTCAGAACCTTGGTTACAGAGTTATGTCAATGCTAAATACGAATCAGTTTCTCAGCAAGTTAAAGTGA AGAACAAAAGAAAAGGAAAATTAACGATTCAGTGTGATGAAATGTGGTCATTTGTCGGTAATAAAGCCAATAAACAATGGATTTGGTTGGCTTTGGCTGCAAAAACTAAAGAAATAGTCGGGGTTCATATCGGCGATCGCCGTCGTCATGGAGCGAGAAAGCTATGGCAATCTTTGCCCTCAGTCTATCGACAGTGTGCCGTTTGTTATAGTGACTTCTGGGAAGCCTATGAACAGGTAATTCCTTCAAAACGCCATCAAGCGGTGGGGAAAGAGAGAAAAACCAATTACATAGAACGATTTAATTGCACAATGCGACAAAGAGTTTCTCGATTAGTCAGGAAGACTCTATCGTTCTCTAAGAAAATCGAAAATCAGATCGGGGCAATCTGGTATTTTGTCCATCATTACAACACGTCCTTACATCTTTAG